A stretch of the Asticcacaulis sp. ZE23SCel15 genome encodes the following:
- a CDS encoding glycosyltransferase, with product MTQSAATPLFDVEFSLSIYNRTGKYFIGKDIIDACGDLLGETYYGYYHSKTPPQRLFGKALGRIQHLQVTGKALGGPFGLLPPHRPARPLLHMDPFSIPSTRLSATDAVICHDVGPITHPDLFDANTRPIYDHIYKQIAAVGPHVIFVSQATQKAFAACYPGAKLASERVIYPAIRQDVSGGEAEPVEGVKGPFLLTVGALGTRKNQIRSMKAFTQSGLAKRGVTYVLCGSKEPGFEAVQKAALETEGVVMLKYVSDAQLAWLYQNASGFVLPSLLEGFGMPVAEAIRYGLVPLVTKDSVLEEVAGDGALGVDAENEAEIAAAMIRLIDMPEDERQDRRAQMTAAMSRFVPAAIAQQWREALTDMA from the coding sequence CCCAATCTGCCGCAACGCCTTTGTTCGATGTCGAATTTTCCCTGTCCATCTATAACCGGACGGGTAAGTACTTCATCGGTAAGGATATTATCGATGCCTGCGGTGATCTGCTGGGGGAGACCTATTACGGTTATTACCACAGTAAGACCCCGCCTCAGCGCCTGTTTGGTAAGGCCTTGGGCCGTATTCAGCACCTGCAGGTGACTGGTAAGGCTTTGGGTGGCCCGTTCGGGTTATTGCCACCGCATCGGCCAGCGCGCCCCCTGCTGCATATGGACCCGTTCAGCATCCCCTCAACCCGCCTGAGCGCGACGGATGCGGTTATTTGCCACGATGTCGGCCCGATCACGCACCCCGACCTGTTCGATGCCAACACCCGCCCGATTTACGACCATATCTATAAACAAATCGCCGCGGTCGGCCCGCACGTCATCTTCGTCAGTCAGGCCACGCAAAAGGCATTTGCCGCCTGTTATCCGGGGGCTAAGCTGGCCAGTGAACGGGTGATCTATCCCGCCATCCGTCAGGATGTCTCCGGCGGCGAGGCTGAACCGGTCGAAGGCGTCAAAGGTCCATTTTTGCTGACGGTCGGCGCTTTGGGCACCCGCAAGAACCAGATCCGCTCGATGAAGGCGTTTACGCAGTCGGGCCTCGCCAAACGCGGCGTTACCTATGTGCTGTGCGGCTCAAAAGAGCCCGGTTTCGAGGCGGTCCAAAAAGCAGCCCTTGAGACCGAAGGCGTGGTCATGCTGAAATATGTGTCGGACGCCCAACTGGCGTGGCTGTACCAGAACGCTTCGGGCTTTGTCCTGCCGAGCTTGCTCGAAGGGTTTGGGATGCCGGTGGCCGAGGCCATTCGTTACGGTCTGGTCCCGCTGGTTACCAAGGACAGCGTACTCGAAGAAGTGGCGGGCGATGGGGCTTTGGGCGTCGATGCTGAAAACGAGGCCGAGATCGCCGCCGCCATGATCCGGCTGATCGACATGCCAGAAGATGAGCGCCAAGACCGCCGCGCCCAAATGACGGCGGCCATGTCACGCTTTGTCCCCGCCGCCATCGCCCAGCAATGGCGCGAGGCGTTGACAGATATGGCTTAA